Proteins encoded in a region of the Dreissena polymorpha isolate Duluth1 chromosome 6, UMN_Dpol_1.0, whole genome shotgun sequence genome:
- the LOC127834725 gene encoding deoxyribodipyrimidine photo-lyase-like isoform X2, translated as MFAWTAKYCKFHRFTPLNRLARNTRNLGPSHFCTAITDQVLIEKVTSKMSSSSSKEEKKRKLENGGSDEPSPKKTQVEDLASRISEARKSLCSSVADFKFNKKRVKVLSKSEDIPNECDGIVYWMSRDQRVQDNWAFLYAQKLALKLEVPLHVCFCLVPKFLEATIRHFTFMLEGLKEVEKECTELGISFHLLIGHAKDRLPQFVAENKIGGVVTDFSPLRVPMAWVDDVGKALPKNIPFCQVDAHNLVPCWEASPKLEYGARTIRNKIHNQLAGYLTEFPPVCKHKHTAPDSKSVDWAAAYASLEVDLSVKPVDWAKPGSSHGIKMLESFCKDRLKDFATDRNNPNKNALSNLSPWIHFGQLSAQRCILTVRQYKAKHKESVDAYIEEAVIRRELGDNFCYYNKKYDSIEGAYDWAKKTLQDHEKDKRDHVYTREQLERGKTHDPLWNAAQNQMVLEGKMHGFLRMYWAKKILEWTPSPSEALSYSIYLNDKYSLDGRDPNGYVGCMWSICGIHDQGWAERAVFGKIRYMNYQGCKRKFDVTKFEMRYRKQTTEK; from the exons ATGTTTGCTTGGACGGCGAAATATTGCAAGTTTCACCGGTTCACACCATTAAATAG GCTAGCCAGGAATACCAGAAATTTAGGACCCTCACACTTTTGTACTGCCATTACCGATCAAGTCTTGATAGAGAAAGTAACATCAAAGATGTCATCAAGCAGTTCCAAAGAAGAAAAGAAGAGAAAATTGGAAAATGGA ggCTCCGATGAACCTTCACCCAAAAAAACCCAAGTGGAAGACCTTGCATCAAGAATATCGGAGGCCAGAAAGTCCCTTTGCAGTTCTGTTGCagactttaaatttaataaaaagcgaGTAAAAGTCTTAAGCAAATCGGAGGACATACCGAATGAATGTGACGGCATTGTCTACTGGATGTCTAGGGACCAGCGTGTGCAAG ACAACTGGGCATTCCTGTATGCCCAGAAGTTAGCCCTAAAGTTGGAGGTTCCATTGCATGTGTGCTTCTGTCTGGTACCAAAGTTCCTGGAGGCAACTATCAGACACTTCACCTTCATGTTGGAGGGTCTGAAGGAAGTGgaaaag GAATGCACAGAGCTGGGTATCAGTTTCCATCTTCTCATCGGTCATGCCAAGGATAGACTGCCACAGTTTGTTGCAGAGAATAAAATAGGTGGAGTTGTGACCGACTTCAGTCCACTTCGAGTTCCCATGGCCTGGGTTGATGATGTGGGCAAAGCCTTACCAAAGAACATCCCTTTTTGTCAG GTGGACGCCCATAACCTGGTGCCCTGCTGGGAGGCGTCCCCCAAGCTGGAGTACGGGGCTCGGACCATACGCAACAAGATCCACAATCAACTTGCAGGCTACCTCACAGAATTCCCACCTGTTTGCAAACACAAGCATACTGCACCAGACTCAAAG AGTGTTGACTGGGCTGCAGCCTATGCCAGTCTGGAGGTAGACCTGTCTGTTAAGCCTGTCGACTGGGCAAAACCAGGATCATCTCATGGCATCAAAATGCTCGAGTCATTCTGCAAGGACCGGTTGAAAGACTTTGCCACAGACAGGAACAATCCTAACAAGAATGCTCTCAGTAACTTGTCACCATGGATTCATTTTG GTCAGCTATCCGCACAGAGGTGTATTCTCACAGTCCGGCAGTACAAAGCTAAGCACAAGGAGTCAGTGGACGCGTACATTGAGGAGGCAGTCATACGACGTGAATTGGGCGACAACTTCTGCTACTACAACAAGAAATATGATAGCATTGAAG GAGCATACGACTGGGCTAAGAAGACCCTGCAAGATCATGAGAAGGACAAGCGGGACCATGTATACACCAGGGAGCAGTTGGAGAGGGGCAAGACTCACGACCCACTCTGGAATGCTGCACAG AATCAGATGGTGTTAGAGGGTAAGATGCATGGGTTCCTGCGCATGTACTGGGCCAAGAAGATCCTGGAATGGACCCCCAGCCCCTCGGAGGCCCTCAGTTACTCCATCTACCTCAACGACAAATACAGTCTGGACGGCAGGGACCCTAACGGATATGTCG GTTGTATGTGGTCCATTTGTGGAATACACGACCAGGGCTGGGCAGAGAGAGCTGTGTTTGGGAAGATACGCTACATGAATTACCAGGGATGCAAGCGAAAGTTTGATGTGACCAAGTTTGAGATGCGGTACCGCAAGCAGACCACTGAGAAGTGA